A single Gasterosteus aculeatus chromosome 2, fGasAcu3.hap1.1, whole genome shotgun sequence DNA region contains:
- the icmt gene encoding protein-S-isoprenylcysteine O-methyltransferase, which yields MAGSRLVLEGRVSIKTFILGLSVIVIPLIRTWFGHFDWVFDYLTETSGKIVICIHVAVINGLLLIVYKGPLYKVAVRACFLGVTFGCGLIISFSETTWTHFGWYMCSLSFFHYSEYLVTAVINPRSLSLDSFLLNHSTEYTLAAVSSWVEFTIEKLTVPELKQLNGLCVVGLLLVMFGDCLRKAAMLTAGSNFNHIVQNEKAQSHVLVTSGVYSYFRHPSYVGWFYWSTGTQIMLCNPVCILGYTLASWRFFRERIEEEELSLIHFFAEDYVEYKKKVPTGLPFISGIRVN from the exons GAAGGAAGAGTTAgtataaagacatttattttaggGCTCAGCGTGATTGTAATCCCATTGATCAGAACGTGGTTTGGACATTTCGACTGGGTCTTTGATTATCTGACGGAAACCTCTGGGAAAATAGTGATTTGTATCCACGTTGCAGTTATTAACGGCCTATTGCTCATCGTATACAAGGGACCGCTGTACAAG GTGGCCGTGAGGGCCTGTTTCCTGGGGGTCACTTTCGGCTGTGGCTTAATCATAAGCTTCTCTGAAACGACCTGGACACATTTTGGCTG GTACATGTGCTCCCTGTCCTTCTTCCATTACTCCGAGTACCTGGTGACGGCCGTCATCAACCCGCGCAGCCTGTCGCTGGACTCCTTCCTGCTCAACCACAGCACCGAGTACACGCTGGCGGCCGTCTCCTCGTGGGTGGAGTTCACCATCGAGAAGCTGACCGTTCCAG AGCTCAAGCAGCTGAACGGGCTGTGCGTCGTGGGTCTGCTGCTGGTGATGTTTGGCGATTGCTTGCGTAAGGCGGCCATGTTGACGGCCGGCTCCAACTTCAACCACATAGTGCAGAACGAGAAGGCCCAGAGCCACGTGCTGGTCACCAGCGGGGTGTACTCCTATTTTAGACACCCCTCCTACGTGGGCTGGTTCTACTGGAGCACGGGGACTCAG ATCATGCTGTGTAACCCTGTGTGCATACTGGGCTACACGTTAGCCAGCTGGCGCTTCTTCCGGGAGCGCATCGAGGAGGAGGAACTCTCCctcatccatttctttgcaGAGGACTATGTGGAGTACAAGAAGAAGGTTCCTACCGGGCTGCCCTTCATCTCAGGCATCCGTGTCAACTAG